TGTCGCAGCGCAGCAGCCATTGCCGCATCGCCGAAATGAACCGTCTCGCGACGGTCGACGGCCTGCTGCAGCTCGGCGGCACGCTCCTTATTACCCTCGTACTCGTACTCCTTATTACCAACGGAGGTGCGGGCTGAGGGCATGTGTCCAGGTAGATAAGAAAACCTGAAAACACCCAAAGAACCCCGCACCCGGTAACGGATGCGGGGTTTTTTTGTGCCTTCGGCGACGCCCACACAGCGGAGCCATGATGAAAAACCCCGACCAGTACAATGCCCCCGCCAGCGACGACGACGTAGTCGCCGAACGCGTGCGGATCTTCGACACCACCTTGCGCGACGGCGAACAGGCGCCCGGTTTCTCGATGGACCGGCGCGCGAAACTGCGCATGGCGCAGCAGCTCGAGGCGCTCGGCGTGGACATCCTCGAAGCGGGCTTTCCGCAGGCTTCGCCGGACGATTTTGCTGCAGTTGCGGAAATCGCCGGGGCGCTGAGAAGCACCACGGTATGCGCGCTGGCGCGCTGCCAGGACGGCGATGTCGACAGCGCGGCGCGCGCGCTGAAGGCGGCGCGCCACTCGCGCATCCACCTATTCCTGTCGACCAGCCCGCTGCATCGCGAGCACAAGCTGGGCATGAGCAAGGCGCAGGTGCTGGACACCGCGGTGCGGGCGATCGAGCGTGCCCGCGGTTTCTGCGACGAGGTGGAGTTTTCCGCCGAGGATGCGCTGCGCACCGAGCCCGAATTCCTCGCCGAAGTGTTCAGCGCCGCGGTCGCCGCCGGCGCCACCACGCTCAATGCGCCGGACACGGTGGGCTACACCACGCCGACCGAGATCGTCGAGCTGTTCCGCTACCTGCGCCAGCACGTGCGCGACGCGGACAAGGTGATCTTCTCCAGCCATTGCCACGACGACCTCGGCATGGCGGTGGCGAACAGCCTGGCCGCGGTGAGCGCCGGCGCGCGCCAGGTGGAGTGCACCATCAACGGCATCGGCGAGCGCGCCGGCAACGCCGCGCTGGAGGAAGTGGTGATGGCGCTGAAGGTGCGCGCGCCGCACTTCGGCGTCGACACCCGCATCGATACCCGCCAGCTGTATCCCGCTTCGCGCCTGCTCACCGAGCTGACCGGCCAGGCGGTGCCGCGCAACAAGGCGATCGTGGGCGCCAACGCGTTCGCGCACGAGTCGGGCATTCACCAGCACGGCATGCTGAAGCATCGCGGCACCTACGAAATCATGCGGCCGCAGGACGTCGGCATCGCCGCGACCAGCCTGGTGATGGGCAAGCACTCCGGCCGCGCCGCGCTGCGCCAGCGCCTGCAGGCACTCGGTTACACGCCGGACGATGCGGCGCTGGATGACATCTTCACCCGCTTCAAGACGCTGGCCGACCACGGCCGCGAGCTGCACGACGAGGACCTGGAAGCGCTGGCGCTGGGACACGACCCGCACGCCACCGGCCCGTGGCGCATCGTGCAGCTGCACACCAGCTCGCACCTGGGCGGCAGCGCGTCGGCCTCGGTGAAGCTGGCCCACGACGACGGCCACGAGATCGGCGAGGCGGCGATCGGCGATGGCCCGGTCGACGCGGTGCTGCGCGCGATCGAGCGCGCCACCGGCACGCCGCTGGAACTCACCCGCTTCCAGATCGACGCCATGGGTGAGGGCGGCGATGCGCAGGGCCACGCCCAACTGAGCGCCCGCCACGCCGCCCGCGACTGGCGCGGCCACGGCAGCAGCACCGACATCGTCGAGGCCACCGCATTGGCCGCGCTGGTCATCGTCAACCGGATCGCCCGCCAATCTGCGTCAGACCAGCAAATCAACAAGCGGCCTTCCATGGCCGCGCGCGCGCTTGCGCATGGACGTGCGCACAAGGAGACCACCGCATGAGTACGCCATTCCTGTGGCACAACGGCCGCATCAAGCCGTGGGCCGAGGCCACCACCCACGTCAGCACGCACGCGTTGCACTACGGCTCGTCCGTGTTCGAGGGCGAGCGCGTGTACGCCACGCCGCACGGCCCGGCCTACTTCCGCCTGGCCGAGCACACCCGCCGGCTGTTCGAGTCGGCGCGTGTGTACGAGATCGAGATCGGCTACAGCGAGGACGAGATCAACGCCGCCTGCCTGGAGCTGATCCGTGCCAATGCGATGCCATCGGCCTACGTGCGGCCGATCGTGTTCCGCGGTGCCGGCGGATTGGGCGTGCTGGCGAAGGACGGCGCACCGGTGGAGGTGGCGATCATGGCGATGGCCTGGGGCGCCTACCTGGGCGAAGCGGCCGAGCGCGGCGCCGACGTGTGCGTGTCGTCATGGCATCGCCCCGCGCCGAACACCCTGCCCAGCTGGGCCAAGGCGGGCGGCAATTACCTGTCCAGCCAGCTGATCGGTCTGGAGGCGCGCCGCAACGGCTACGACGAAGGCATCGCGCTGGGCCACAACGGCCTGCTCAGCGAAGGCGCCGGCGAGAACCTGTTCTTGGTGAAAAACGGCCGGCTGCTCACGCCGCCGTCCAGCGCCGGCATCCTGGCCGGCATCACCCGCGACGCGGTGATCACCCTGGCTGCGGATCTCGGCATCGCGGTGGAAGAACGCGACCTGCCGCGCGAAGCGCTGTATTCCGCCGACGAAGTGTTCATGACCGGCACCGCTGCCGAGATCACCCCGGTGCGTTCGGTCGATCGCAAGGCGATCGGCAAGGGTGCACCTGGCCCGGTCACGCAGCAGCTGCGGCAAGCATTCTTCGGCCTGTTCGACGGCCGCACGGAGGATCGCTGGTCCTGGCTAACGCCAGTGCACAGCGAAGCCACGGCGCAGGAGGCTGCGTGATGGCCAGGACCCTCTTCGAAAAAGTCTGGGACGCCCATGTCGTCGTACCCGAAACCGCCGACACACCGGCCGTCCTCTACGTCGACCTGCACCTGGTGCACGAGGTGACCTCGCCGCAGGCATTCAGCGAACTGCGCGAGCGCGGGCTGCCGCTGCGCCGGCCCGACCGCATGCTGGCCACGCTGGACCATTCCACGCCGACCCTGCCGACCAACGCCGACGGCAGCCGCCCGTATGCGAACGCCGAGGCGCAGGCGCAGGTCGCACAGCTGGAAACGAACTGCCGCGAGTTCGGCGTCGAATTGCACGGCTGGGACAGTGAAGACCGCGGCATCGTGCACGTGATCGGCCCCGAGCTGGGCGCGACCCAGCCCGGCATGACCATCGTCTGCGGCGACAGCCACACCTCCACCCATGGCGCATTCGGCGCGCTGGCGTTCGGCATCGGCACCACCGAAGTCGGCCACGTGATGGCAACGCAGTGCCTGCTGCAGCGCAAGCCGAAGACCATGGCGATCCACGTCGACGGCCAGCTGCCGCCGGGCGTGGGCGCGAAGGACCTGATCCTGCACATCATCGGCACGATCGGCGTCGATGGCGGCACCGGCTACGTGCTGGAATACCGCGGCGCGGCGATCGAGGCGCTCACGATGGACGAGCGCATGACCGTCTGCAACATGTCCATCGAGGCCGGCGCGCGCGCCGGGCTGATCGCGCCGGACGAGACCACGTTCGCCTGGCTGAAAGGCCGCCCGCGCGTGCCGCAGGGTGCGGCATGGGACGCGGCGGTGGCGAAGTGGCGTGCGCTGCGCAGCGACGACGGCGCGCATTACGACCGCGAAGTGCGCATCGACGCCGGCGCGGTGAAGCCCACCGTCACCTACGGTACCCATCCCGGCATGGCGATCGCGATGGACGCACCGGTGCCGGCCGCCACGAATGCGCAGGAACGCCGCGCGCTCGACTACATGCAGAGCAAGGCCGGCCAGCCGATGCAGGGCACGCCGGTCGACGTGGTGTTCGTCGGCAGCTGCACCAACTCGCGCCTGTCCGACCTGCGCGAAGCCGCCCGCGTGCTGCATGGCCGGCGCATTGCCGATGGCGTGCGCATGCTGGTGGTGCCCGGCTCCGAGGCGGTGCGCCGCGACGCCGAGCGCGAAGGACTGCACCACGTGTTCACCGCCGCCGGCGCCGAGTGGCGCGTGCCGGGCTGCTCGATGTGCATCGCGATGAACGGCGACCTGGCGCAACCGGGCCAGCTGGTGGTGAGCACCTCCAACCGCAACTTCGAAGGTCGCCAGGGCAAGGGCGCGCGCACCGTGCTGGCCAGCCCGGCCACGGCCGCCGCGTCGGCGATCGCCGGGCGCATCGCCGATCCACGCGAGTACGCGACGCAGGAGCAAGCCGCATGAAACCCATCACCCGCCTCCACTCCCGCACCGCCGTACTGGCCGACGAGAACATCGATACCGATCGCATCATCCCGGCGCGCTTCCTCACCACGACCACCCGCGAGGGACTGGGCAAGCTGTGTTTCCACGACTGGCGCTACCAGGCCGACGGCAGCGACAATTCCGTCTTTCCGCTCAACCGGCCGGAAGCGCGCGGCTGCTCGATCCTCGTCGCCGGACGCAACTTCGGCTGCGGCTCCTCGCGCGAACACGCGCCCTGGGCGTTGCTGGACTACGGCATCCGCGCGGTGCTGTGCAGCGAGATCGCGGACATCTTCCGCGGCAACGCGCTGAAGAACGGCCTGCTGGCCATCGTCATCGACGAACTGGAACACCGCTGGCTGCTCAAGCACCCGGGCATCGAGCTGGCGATCGACGTGCGCGAGCAGTACATCGCGCTGCCCGACGGCGGCCGCATCCCGTTCCGTCTGGAACCGTTCGCGCGGCACTGCCTGCTCAACGGCGTCGACCAGCTCGGCTACCTGCTGCAGCACAGCGATGGGATCACCTCTTACGAACAACAGCATCAGGAGCAAGCGGCATGAAGGCACGCATCGTTACCCTGCCCGGCGATGGCGTCGGCCCCGAGGTCACCGCCGCCGCGGTGGCCGTATTGAAGACCGTGGCCGCGCGCTACGAGCACGTGTTCGCGTTCGAGGAACAGCTGATCGGCGGCATCGCGATCGACGCCACCGGCGAACCCTTGCCGGCTGCCTCGCTGGCCGCCTGCCGCTCTGCCGATGCGGTGCTGCTCGGGGCCGTCGGTGGTCCGAAATGGTCCGACCCGAACGCGCCGGTGCGCCCCGAGCAGGGCCTGCTGGCGCTGCGTGCCGCGCTCGGCGTGTATGCGAACCTGCGCCCGTTGCAGGTGCATCCGTCGCTGGCCAACCTGTCGCCGCTGAAGAACGACCGGCTGAAGCACGTCGACGTGCTGTTCGTGCGCGAACTCACCGGCGGCGCCTACTTCGGCGCGAAGACGCGCAGCGCCGACGCCGCCACCGACGAATGCAGGTACACCGTGGCCGAGATCGAGCGCGTGGTGCGCCGCGCGTTCGAACTGGCGCGCGACCGCCGCCGCCATGTCACCTCGGTGGACAAGGCGAACGTGCTGGAGACCTCGCGGCTGTGGCGCAGCACGGTGCAGCGCATCGCCGCCGAGTATCCGGACGTGAAGCTCGAGCACCAGCTGGTCGACTCGATGGCAATGCTGCTGCTGACCCAGCCGAACCGCTACGACGTGGTGGTCACCGAGAACCTGTTCGGCGACATCCTCACCGACGAGGCCGCCGCGTTGGCCGGTTCGCTGGGCCTGCTGCCATCGGCATCGCTGGGCGACGGCAAGGCCGGCCTGTACGAACCGATCCACGGCTCGGCGCCGGACATCGCAGGCCAAGGCGTGGCCAATCCGGTCGGCGCGATCCTTTCCGCCGCGCTGCTGCTGCGCCACTCGCTGGGCCTGGAAGCCGAAGCGGTGGCGATCGAATCGGCGGTCGAGCAGGTGCTGCGCCACGGTCCGCACAGCCGCGACATCGGCGGCAGCGCCGGCACCGGCGAGGTGCGCGATGCGGTGCTCGCGGCGATCGAGGATCACGCCGACACCGCCGCCGCGTTCTTCTGCGGAGCACGCGCATGCGGCTGATGCAGCCAGGTTTCCCCAGCGGGCACATGGACGTGTCCGCATTTTCTGCCGCCCCCTGCGTGCTCCCGGCACAGGACGGTTCGTGCACGCCGCGATGGCGCCGATCCCCGCCCCGTCCAGCCACCTCCCTCGCACGCAGGGGGCGCTTTTCTTTCATTCGGGCCATCCATGGCCCTCACCCTTCGGGCGGCTGGCGCCGTGCAAATCGGCATTCCTGCCGATTTGTCTCCCCCAAGAGGGATTCTGTCCTTCGGAGCTTTCTTCATGCGCAGTGACCTGATCAAGAGCGGCCCCGACCGCGCACCCGCCCGCGCCATGCTGCGCGCCACCGGCCTCGACGACGAGGCGATCGCGCGGCCGCTGGTCGCGGTGGTGCACACCTGGTCGAACGTGAGCCCGTGCAACCTCAACCTGCGCGAGCTCGCGGTCGAGGCCGCGGCCGGCATCCGCGCCGCCGGCGGCACGCCGGTGGAGTTCAACACCATCGCGGTGACCGACGGCATCGCGATGGGCACGCCGGGCATGCGCTCGTCGCTGATCAGCCGCGAGGTGATCACCGACTCGATCGAGCTGGCGGTGGACGGCCACTGCCTGGACGCGATGGTGGTGCTGTGCGGCTGCGACAAGACCATCCCCGCCGCGGCGATGGCGCTGGCGCGGCTGAACATTCCCGGCGTGGCGCTGTACGGCGGCACGATCGCGCACGGCACCCATGACAACCATCCGATCACCATCCAGCAGGTGTTCGAGGCGGTCGGCGCGCACGGCGCGGGCAAGATCAGCGACGAGGAACTGACCGCGGTCGAGCGCGACGCCTGCCCCGGTGCCGGTGCCTGCGGCGGCCAGTTCACTGCCAACACGATGGCGATGGTGCTGTCCACGCTGGGCCTGTCGCCGATGGGCTACAACGACATTCCCGCCACCCATCCGGCCAAGGGCGCCGCCGCGTTCCGCTGCGGCGAGCTGGTGATGGAATGCCTACGCGAGAACCGCACGCCGCGCGAGCTGATCACGCGCACCTCGATGCGCAACGCCGCGCGCATGGTCGCTGCCACCGCCGGTTCCACCAACGCGGTGCTGCACTTGCTGGCAATCGCGCGCGAAGCCGGCGTCGAGTGGTCGCTGGAGGATTTCGAACCGGCTTCGGCGCACACGCCGGTGATCGCCGACCTGCTGCCCGGCGGGCGCTACACCGCGGTCGAGTTGTTTGGCGCCGGCGGCAGCGCGCGGGTGGCGCAGGAACTGATCGCCGCCGGCATGCTGGAGGACACGCCCACCGTCACCGGCCGTTCGCTGTTCACCGAAACCGCCGCGGCGCCACGCGCCGAAACGCAGGACGTGGTGCATCCGGTCAGCGCACCGCTGAAGCCACGCGGCGGCTACTCGATCCTGTACGGCAACCTCGCCCCGGAAGGCTGCATCCTGAAGCTTGCCGGCAAGGGCGCCAGCCACTTCGAAGGCCGCGCCCGCGTCTACGAGGGTGAGGAGCAGGCGTTCGCCGCGGTGCAGGCCGGCGACATCGCCAAGGGCGACGTCATCGTGATCCGCAACGAAGGCCCGGCCGGCGGCCCCGGCATGCGCGAAATGCTCGGCGTCACCGCCGCGCTGATCGGCCGCGGCCTCGGCGACGACGTGGCATTGATCACCGACGGCCGCTTCTCCGGCGCCACCCACGGCTTCATGGTCGGCCACATCGCGCCGGAAGCCGCGCGCGGCGGGCCCATCGCCCTGCTGCACGAAGGCGACCGCATCGTGATCGATGCGGCGCGGCGCGAGATCGCCACCGACGCCGACCTCGCCGCGCGCCGTGCGCTCTGGCAGGCGCCGCCACCGAAGGTCAGCCGCGGCGCGCTGGCCAAATACGCCCTGCTGGTCGGCTCCGCCTCCGACGGCGCCACCACGCATCCCGGTTCCACCGTCTCCACCCCGACATCCGTCCACACCGAAACCCACCAGGGAGTCACCGCATGAGCAGCAACAACACCCTCGCCCCATCCCGCATCGCCGTGCTCGGCTACGGCAGCCAGGGCCGCGCGCACGCGCTGAACCTGCGCGACTCCGGCCTCGACGTGGTGGTCGGCCTGCGTCCGAACGGCCCGACCTGGCACAAGGCCAAGGCCGACGGCTTCAAGGTCGCCGAGCCGGCCGAGGCGGTGAAAGGCGCCGACCTCGTCGCCGTGCTGACGCCGGACATGGTGCAGCCGACGCTGTACAAGGAGTCGATCGAGCCGAACATCAAGCCCGGTGCGGCGCTGTTGTTCGCGCACGGCTTCAACGTGCACTTCAAGCAGATCGAACCGCGCGCCGACATCGACGTGATCCTCGTCGCGCCGAAGGGCCCCGGCGCACTGGTGCGCAGCGAGTACGAACGCGGCCGCGGCGTGCCGTGCATCTGGGCCGTGCACCAGGACGTCAGCGGCCAGGCCGAGGCAAAGACCAAGGGCTACGCCGACGGCATCGGCGGCGGCCGCGCGATGATCATCCAGACCGACTTCAAGGAAGAGACCGAGACCGACCTGTTCGGCGAGCAGGCGGTGCTGTGCGGCGGCGCCAGCGAACTGGTGATCAAGGGTTTCGAGACCCTGGTCGAGGCCGGCTACCAGCCGGAGATCGCCTACTACGAGGTGATGCACGAACTGAAGCTGATCGTCGACCTGTTCTATGAGGGCGGCCTGGCGAAGATGCTGCAGTTCGTCTCCGAGACCGCGCAGTACGGCGACTACGTCAGCGGTCCGCGGGTGGTCGACGCCGGCACCAAGGCGCGCATGAAGGAAGTCCTCACCGACATCCAGGACGGCACTTTCGCGCGCAACTGGATCGCCGAGTACCAGGCCGGGTTGCCGAACTACAAGCGCCTGAAGCAGGCCGACCTCGAGCATCCGATCGAGCAGGTCGGCGCGAAGCTGCGCGCACGGATGCCGTGGCTGCAGCCGAACACGGCACCTGCCGCCGTCGCGCCGTTGAAGAAAGCCGGCTGACGCTCTTTTGGCTCCTCCCCCTGCGCAGCAGGGGGAGGTTGGGAGGGGGTGGCGCTTTTGACTTTCGAGCAAGAGCAACCCCTCCCCAACCCTCCCCTGCTTTGCAGGGGAGGGAGCACGGCATCGAATCCCTGGGGAATTTATCTTGTGAATGCACCAGCACTGAAAGCCGAAACCACGACCGACCGGCATCCGCTGGCCGGCCAGAGCATGAGCGGCGCCGAAGTGATCGTGCAGGTGCTCGCCGACGAAGGCGTCGACGTGATGTTCGGCTATTCCGGCGGCGCGATCCTGCCGGTGTACGACGCGGTATTCCGCTACAACGCCGGACATCCGCGCGCCGACGGCGGCGAGAGCATGCCGCTGGTGGTACCGGCCAACGAGCAGGGCGCCGGCTTCATGGCGGCCGGTTACGCGCGCGCCTCCGGCAAGGTCGGCGTGGCCATCGTCACCTCCGGCCCCGGCGCCACCAACATGGTGACGCCGGTGCGCGACTCGATGGCCGACTCGATCCCGCTGGTGGTCATCTGCGGCCAGGTCGGCACCGCGGCGATCGGCAGCGATGCGTTCCAGGAGGCGCCGATCAGCAACATCATGGGTGCCTGCGCCAAGCACGTGTTCCTGGTCACCGATGCC
This window of the Rhodanobacter soli genome carries:
- a CDS encoding 2-isopropylmalate synthase; protein product: MKNPDQYNAPASDDDVVAERVRIFDTTLRDGEQAPGFSMDRRAKLRMAQQLEALGVDILEAGFPQASPDDFAAVAEIAGALRSTTVCALARCQDGDVDSAARALKAARHSRIHLFLSTSPLHREHKLGMSKAQVLDTAVRAIERARGFCDEVEFSAEDALRTEPEFLAEVFSAAVAAGATTLNAPDTVGYTTPTEIVELFRYLRQHVRDADKVIFSSHCHDDLGMAVANSLAAVSAGARQVECTINGIGERAGNAALEEVVMALKVRAPHFGVDTRIDTRQLYPASRLLTELTGQAVPRNKAIVGANAFAHESGIHQHGMLKHRGTYEIMRPQDVGIAATSLVMGKHSGRAALRQRLQALGYTPDDAALDDIFTRFKTLADHGRELHDEDLEALALGHDPHATGPWRIVQLHTSSHLGGSASASVKLAHDDGHEIGEAAIGDGPVDAVLRAIERATGTPLELTRFQIDAMGEGGDAQGHAQLSARHAARDWRGHGSSTDIVEATALAALVIVNRIARQSASDQQINKRPSMAARALAHGRAHKETTA
- a CDS encoding branched-chain amino acid transaminase gives rise to the protein MSTPFLWHNGRIKPWAEATTHVSTHALHYGSSVFEGERVYATPHGPAYFRLAEHTRRLFESARVYEIEIGYSEDEINAACLELIRANAMPSAYVRPIVFRGAGGLGVLAKDGAPVEVAIMAMAWGAYLGEAAERGADVCVSSWHRPAPNTLPSWAKAGGNYLSSQLIGLEARRNGYDEGIALGHNGLLSEGAGENLFLVKNGRLLTPPSSAGILAGITRDAVITLAADLGIAVEERDLPREALYSADEVFMTGTAAEITPVRSVDRKAIGKGAPGPVTQQLRQAFFGLFDGRTEDRWSWLTPVHSEATAQEAA
- the leuC gene encoding 3-isopropylmalate dehydratase large subunit, yielding MARTLFEKVWDAHVVVPETADTPAVLYVDLHLVHEVTSPQAFSELRERGLPLRRPDRMLATLDHSTPTLPTNADGSRPYANAEAQAQVAQLETNCREFGVELHGWDSEDRGIVHVIGPELGATQPGMTIVCGDSHTSTHGAFGALAFGIGTTEVGHVMATQCLLQRKPKTMAIHVDGQLPPGVGAKDLILHIIGTIGVDGGTGYVLEYRGAAIEALTMDERMTVCNMSIEAGARAGLIAPDETTFAWLKGRPRVPQGAAWDAAVAKWRALRSDDGAHYDREVRIDAGAVKPTVTYGTHPGMAIAMDAPVPAATNAQERRALDYMQSKAGQPMQGTPVDVVFVGSCTNSRLSDLREAARVLHGRRIADGVRMLVVPGSEAVRRDAEREGLHHVFTAAGAEWRVPGCSMCIAMNGDLAQPGQLVVSTSNRNFEGRQGKGARTVLASPATAAASAIAGRIADPREYATQEQAA
- the leuD gene encoding 3-isopropylmalate dehydratase small subunit; translation: MKPITRLHSRTAVLADENIDTDRIIPARFLTTTTREGLGKLCFHDWRYQADGSDNSVFPLNRPEARGCSILVAGRNFGCGSSREHAPWALLDYGIRAVLCSEIADIFRGNALKNGLLAIVIDELEHRWLLKHPGIELAIDVREQYIALPDGGRIPFRLEPFARHCLLNGVDQLGYLLQHSDGITSYEQQHQEQAA
- the leuB gene encoding 3-isopropylmalate dehydrogenase, translating into MKARIVTLPGDGVGPEVTAAAVAVLKTVAARYEHVFAFEEQLIGGIAIDATGEPLPAASLAACRSADAVLLGAVGGPKWSDPNAPVRPEQGLLALRAALGVYANLRPLQVHPSLANLSPLKNDRLKHVDVLFVRELTGGAYFGAKTRSADAATDECRYTVAEIERVVRRAFELARDRRRHVTSVDKANVLETSRLWRSTVQRIAAEYPDVKLEHQLVDSMAMLLLTQPNRYDVVVTENLFGDILTDEAAALAGSLGLLPSASLGDGKAGLYEPIHGSAPDIAGQGVANPVGAILSAALLLRHSLGLEAEAVAIESAVEQVLRHGPHSRDIGGSAGTGEVRDAVLAAIEDHADTAAAFFCGARACG
- a CDS encoding dihydroxy-acid dehydratase — protein: MRSDLIKSGPDRAPARAMLRATGLDDEAIARPLVAVVHTWSNVSPCNLNLRELAVEAAAGIRAAGGTPVEFNTIAVTDGIAMGTPGMRSSLISREVITDSIELAVDGHCLDAMVVLCGCDKTIPAAAMALARLNIPGVALYGGTIAHGTHDNHPITIQQVFEAVGAHGAGKISDEELTAVERDACPGAGACGGQFTANTMAMVLSTLGLSPMGYNDIPATHPAKGAAAFRCGELVMECLRENRTPRELITRTSMRNAARMVAATAGSTNAVLHLLAIAREAGVEWSLEDFEPASAHTPVIADLLPGGRYTAVELFGAGGSARVAQELIAAGMLEDTPTVTGRSLFTETAAAPRAETQDVVHPVSAPLKPRGGYSILYGNLAPEGCILKLAGKGASHFEGRARVYEGEEQAFAAVQAGDIAKGDVIVIRNEGPAGGPGMREMLGVTAALIGRGLGDDVALITDGRFSGATHGFMVGHIAPEAARGGPIALLHEGDRIVIDAARREIATDADLAARRALWQAPPPKVSRGALAKYALLVGSASDGATTHPGSTVSTPTSVHTETHQGVTA
- the ilvC gene encoding ketol-acid reductoisomerase, with translation MSSNNTLAPSRIAVLGYGSQGRAHALNLRDSGLDVVVGLRPNGPTWHKAKADGFKVAEPAEAVKGADLVAVLTPDMVQPTLYKESIEPNIKPGAALLFAHGFNVHFKQIEPRADIDVILVAPKGPGALVRSEYERGRGVPCIWAVHQDVSGQAEAKTKGYADGIGGGRAMIIQTDFKEETETDLFGEQAVLCGGASELVIKGFETLVEAGYQPEIAYYEVMHELKLIVDLFYEGGLAKMLQFVSETAQYGDYVSGPRVVDAGTKARMKEVLTDIQDGTFARNWIAEYQAGLPNYKRLKQADLEHPIEQVGAKLRARMPWLQPNTAPAAVAPLKKAG